In the genome of Streptomyces sp. SAI-127, the window GATCCGGCCGGGCCGCTGTCACTGCCCGCCCACAGACCGAGACCCACCCCGGCCGCGACGGTGACGGCGACCGCCCCGACGATCAGCCCTCGTGCCTGCTTCTCCGTTCGCTTCCTGTGCTGGCTCACATCGCCAACCTAGGGCCTTGTGAGTGAGGACCGCGTCCCGGACCCGTACCGAAACTCCCCCGTGCGGGTGAAATTCGGGCATCCGTCGGACAGATCATGTCCACTCTCGATAACGTAACGTCACACCGCTCACAGCTTCCCCTGCCGAAACACACGTGACGCCCACACATTCTCCTGGCCGACTGGCCATACCGTGCCTGCCCACCGTCCTGGACGCCTTCAACATCGCGCCCGCCGACGAGGCCAGGCTCCTTCTCCTGGACTGCCTGCGCAGCCTCCGCTGGGCGGAGCGGGTCACGGCCCACCGCCCCTATCCGACCGTGGAAGCGCTGCTGGCCGCGTCGGACGAGGCGGCGTACGACCTGACCGTGTCGGATCTCTCCGAGGCCCTGGCGGCCGAGAAGCTCCCCGTGGTGCCCGAGGGGGCGTATTCGGCAGCCCACATGGCCATGGACGCAGCCCAGGCTGCCTACGCGGCCCGCTTCGGCCACGCCTTCGTCATCTGCCTGGACGGCCTGCCCGCCGCTGAGGCCTTGGACCATGCACTGGCAGGCATCCGGTCACGATTGACAAACGATCCGGAGGACGAGCGAGTGGTGGCGGCAGAGGAACTCCGCCGCATCGCGAGGGGCCGGTTGGTGTCCTCCCTCAGGGGCGCGGGGCTGTAGTCGGCACATAAGCGTCGAGACCACCCCATTAGCCTCCGAGTACCCCCATCTGCGTGCCACTTTGATCACACAGGTAGGCCCCGGCTAAGCCCAGCGGCAGCGCATCGCTACGATGCTGGGG includes:
- a CDS encoding 2-oxo-4-hydroxy-4-carboxy-5-ureidoimidazoline decarboxylase; this encodes MTPTHSPGRLAIPCLPTVLDAFNIAPADEARLLLLDCLRSLRWAERVTAHRPYPTVEALLAASDEAAYDLTVSDLSEALAAEKLPVVPEGAYSAAHMAMDAAQAAYAARFGHAFVICLDGLPAAEALDHALAGIRSRLTNDPEDERVVAAEELRRIARGRLVSSLRGAGL